Proteins encoded in a region of the Ursus arctos isolate Adak ecotype North America unplaced genomic scaffold, UrsArc2.0 scaffold_2, whole genome shotgun sequence genome:
- the DPM3 gene encoding dolichol-phosphate mannosyltransferase subunit 3, with protein MTKLAQWLWGLALLGSTWVALTTGALGLELPSSCREVLWPLPAYLLVSAGCCALGTVGYRVATFHDCEDAARELQSQIQEARADLTRRGMRF; from the coding sequence ATGACGAAGTTAGCGCAGTGGCTTTGGGGACTGGCGCTCCTGGGCTCCACCTGGGTTGCTCTGACCACGGGAGCCCTGGGCCTGGAGCTGCCCTCGTCATGCCGGGAGGTGCTGTGGCCACTGCCGGCGTACTTGCTGGTGTCCGCCGGCTGCTGTGCCCTGGGCACTGTGGGCTATCGCGTGGCCACTTTCCACGACTGTGAGGACGCCGCCCGCGAGCTGCAGAGCCAGATCCAGGAGGCCCGAGCCGACTTAACCCGAAGGGGGATGCGCTTCTGA
- the SLC50A1 gene encoding sugar transporter SWEET1: MEAGGVADSLLSGACVLFTLAMYSAGLSDLRQMRMTRSVDSVQFLPFLTTDINNLSWMSYGALKGDGTLIFVNATGAVLQTLYILVYLHYCPRKRPVLLQTVTLLGVFFLGFGYLWLLVPNLEAQLQQLGLFCSVFTVSMYLSPLADLAKIIQTRSTQRLSFPLTIATLLTSASWTLYGFRLGDPYIVVPNLPGILTSFIRLWLFWKYSKEQDRNYPLLHT, encoded by the exons ATGGAGGCGGGCGGCGTGGCCGACTCGCTCCTATCCGGAGCTTGCGTGCTCTTCACCCTCGCTATGTACTCCGCCGGCCT CTCGGACCTCAGGCAAATGCGGATGACCCGGAGCGTGGACAGTGTCCAGTTCCTGCCCTTTCTCACCACGGACATCAA CAACCTGAGCTGGATGAGTTACGGGGCCTTGAAGGGTGACGGGACCCTAATCTTCGTCAACGCCACGGGTGCTGTGCTTCAGACCCTGTATATCTTGGTGTATCTGCACTACTGCCCTCGGAAG CGTCCAGTGCTCCTTCAGACTGTGACCCTGCTGGGGGTCTTCTTCCTGGGCTTTGGCTACTTGTGGCTCCTGGTGCCCAACCTTGAGGCGCAGCTTCAGCAGCTGGGCCTCTTCTGCAGTGTCTTCACCGTCAGCATGTACCTCTCACCACTGGCTGACCTG GCCAAGATCATTCAGACGAGATCAACCCAACgtctctccttcccactcaccATTGCCACCCTCCTCACCTCTGCCTCCTGGACCCTCTATGGGTTTCGGCTAGGTGATCCCTACATCGTG GTGCCCAACCTACCAGGGATCCTCACCAGCTTCATTCGCCTCTGGCTTTTCTGGAAGTACTCCAAGGAGCAAGACAGGAACTATCCACTCCTGCACACCTGA